A stretch of DNA from Mucilaginibacter daejeonensis:
ACACCTTCTGCTTCAAAGATGATCCTTCCAGGGCGCACAACGGCTACCCAGTACTCAGGAGCACCTTTACCTTTACCCATACGTACCTCGGCTGGTTTCTTGGTCACTGGCTTATCAGGGAATATCCTGATCCAAACCTGACCTTCACGTTTCATAAAACGTGTTACAGCGATACGGGCAGCCTCGATCTGGCGGCTGGTGATCCAGGCCGGCTCGAGTGATTTTATACCGAAAGATCCGAATGAAAGTTCAGCACCGCGGGTAGCGGCTCCTTTCATTCTGCCTTTTTGCATCTTTCTGAACTTCGTTCTTTTTGGCTGTAGCATTTTATTAGCTTTTTATATCTAAACGATGTCTGTCTCGACTTTGATTAATTATCTGTTACCACCTGGGCGGTTACCACCCTGACGGTTCTGGCCACCACCGCGTTGGTTGTTACCACCTCTGCGGTCGCCACCACCTCTGCGGTCATTGCCGCCTCTGCGGTCACCACCACGCTCGTTACCGAAACCGGCACCACCCTCTGGGCGGCCACCGCGGCCACTTGCGCTGCTGGTTGATCCGATGTTAGGTGAAAGATCACGTTTACCGTAAACCTCGCCTTTGCAGATCCAAACCTTAACACCTATTTTACCATAGGTAGTTAATGCTTCAGCCAAAGCGTAATCAATATCAGCACGGAAAGTATGCAGAGGGATTCTTCCTTCTTTGTACTGCTCGGTACGTGCCATCTCGGCACCACCTAAACGGCCAGAGGTCATTACTTTGATACCCTCAGCACCCATACGCATGGTAGAGGCGATAGTGGTCTTCATTGCACGACGGAAAGAGATACGGGCCTCTAATTGCTTAGCTATGCCTTCAGCTACTAACTGAGCATCAAGTTCAGGACGTTTGATCTCAAAAATGTTGATCTGTACGTCTTTCTTGGTCAGTTTCTTTAACTCTTCTTTGATCTTATCAACTTCCTGACCGCCTTTACCGATAACGATACCCGGACGGGCAGTATGGATAGTTACAGTGATGCGTTTTAAGGTGCGCTCGATAACTACTTTAGATACGCCGCCTTTAGCGATACGCACTGATAAGTATTTGCGGATCTTTTCGTCCTCAACTAATTTATCGGAGTAGTTGTTGCCACCGAACCAGTTAGAATCCCAACCACGGATGATCCCTAAACGGTTACCTATTGGATGTGCTTTTTGTCCCATTTCTAAATTAGTTGATCTCGGTTTTACTATCCACAATTAAAGTAACGTGGTTAGAGCGTTTACGGATACGGTATCCGCGGCCCTGAGGAGCCGGACGCAGTCTTTTCAACTGACGACCACCACCCACTGAAACTTCTTTTACATATAAAGCGCTCTCGTCAATGCTCTTACCTTCGTTCTTTGCTTGCCAGTTGTTGATGGCCGACAGCAGTAACTTTTCTACACGGATAGCCGCTTCTTTGTTAGTGAACTTCAGGATGCTAAGTGCTTTAACTACACTTTCGCCACGGATCAGATCCACTACCAAACGCATTTTGCGTGGTGAGGTAGGGCAGTTCTGTAACTTGGCAACAGAAGCTCCTCCTTGCTGAGCTTTCTCTTGCTCTTTGCGTTGTCTGATCAGTACAGACTTTTTGATTTTTGTTGTTGCTTCCATTGCCTATTATTTTTTCTTCTCTGCGTGACCGCGGAATGTACGGGTAGGTGCGAACTCTCCCAGCTTGTGACCTACCATGTTCTCTGTTACGTACACAGGGATAAATTTATTACCGTTGTGTACTGCGAATGTATGACCAACGAAATCAGGAGAGATCATGGAACGGCGTGACCATGTTTTTACAACTGATTTCTTATTTGAGTCATTTAACACCTGTACCTTTTTGTCCAGGTTATGATCAATATAAGGGCCTTTTTTAATCGAACGTGCCATTATTTCTTCCTTCTTTCTATGATATAACGATCAGATGTTTTCTTCTTGTCGCGAGTCTTGTAGCCTTTAGCCAACAAGCCTTTACGTGAACGTGGGTGACCACCAGATGAACGGCCTTCACCACCACCCATAGGGTGATCGACAGGGTTCATTGCTACACCACGAACGCGTGGACGACGACCTAACCAACGTTTGCGACCAGCTTTACCTAATACTTCGTTCGCTTTCTCAGAGTTAGAAGCGGTACCGATGGTAGCTAAGCAGGTAGCCAGGATCATACGGGTCTCGCCTGAAGGCAATTTGATGATAGCGTATTTGCCATCACGAGCCGATAGTTGAGCGTATGTACCGGCCGAACGAGCGATGATACCGCCCTGACCTGGGTTAAGTTCGATGTTATAGATGATAGAACCTAATGGGATGTTCTTCAAAGGTAAAGTGTTACCTACCTCTGGAGGCGAACCAGCACCTGATAGAACGATCTGACCTACGGTCAAACCTTCTGGAGCCAGCATATACCTTTTTTCACCATCAGCATATACCAAGAGAGCGATACGGGCCGAGCGGTTCGGGTCATACTCGATAGTTGCTACAGTAGCAGGGATATCGAACTTGTTGCGTTTGAAATCGATCAAACGGTATGACTTTTTGTGACCGCCACCTAAATAACGCATGGTCATTTTACCACTGTTATTACGGCCACCTGACTTTTTATGCGCTACTACTAATGATTTTTCAGGAACGTTAGTTGTAACGTCAGAGTAATCAGCACCTACCCTGAAACGGGTACCCGGGGTTACCGGTTTAAATCTTTTAACTGCCATTTCTCTTGTTATATAGTGCTATAAAAATCTATTGTTTCACCATCCTTTAAAGTGATGATCGCTTTCTTGTAAGCAGCTGGCCTACCGGTCACTGTACCTGCTTTAGTGTAGCGGCTCTTCAATTTGCCGGCATATTTCATAGTGTTAACTGCTGTTACAGTTACACCGAACATTGCTTCAACTGCTGCCTTAATTTGGATCTTATTCGCCTTAGGGTCAACTTTAAAAGCATAACGGTTAAGTTTCTCGGTCAACAGAGATACTTTCTCGGTAAGTAGTGGTTTTTTAAGTATTTCCATAATTACTTAGCGAATGCTTCCTCCAGAGTTTTAACAGAACCTGCAGTAAGTAACAGTTTACCGGCGTTCAACACGTCATAAGTGTTCAATTGGTCGGCAGTAATGACCTTGGCTTTTTTCAGGTTTCTGCTTGATAAATAGATATTGTTGTTAGCAGCAGGCAGTACCAATAAGGTCTTCTCGTTGCTGATGTTAAGATCAGCTACCAGTTGTACGTAATTTTTGGTCTTTACAGAATCGAAGTTGAAGTCTTCTAAAACTACGATGCTGTTCTCCTGAGCTTTGTAGGTAAGGGCCGATTTACGAGCCAGTTGCTTAAGCTTTTTGTTCAGCTTGAAGCTATAATCGCGCGGCTGCGGACCGAATACACGGCCACCACCGTTGAACAAAGGCGATTTGATGCTACCCGCACGGGCGCCACCTGTACCTTTTTGTTTATGTAATTTGCGGGTCGAGCCAGCAATTTCGTTACGCTGCTTTGCTTTGTGCGTACCTTGACGTTGGTTAGCTAAGAACTGCTTAACGTCAAGATAAATAGCATGATCGTTAGGTTCGATAGCGAAAACGGCATCAGACAGTTGCACCTTGGCACCTGTTTCTTTTCCTGATACATTTAATACGTTGATCTCCATCTTATTTATCCACAATTACGAATGAACCCTTAGCTCCTGGGATGGAACCTTTAACAACCAGCAAGTTTTGCTCAGCGAATACTTTAACTACTTCAAGGTTCTGCACTTTAACACGTACGTTACCGGTTTGACCAGCCATGCGCATACCTTTAAATACGCGTGAAGGCCATGATGAAGCACCGAGTGAACCTGGAGCGCGTAAACGGTTGTGCTGACCGTGGGTTTGCATACCCACACCGCCAAAACCATGACGCTTTACAACACCCTGAAAACCCTTACCTTTTGAGGTACCAACCACATCCACAAAATCTCCGGCGGCGAAAATATCAACGGTAACAGTGTCACCTAATGATTTTTCATCTTCGAAGGTCTTGAATTCAACCAGCTTACGTTTTGGCGTAGTGCCGGCTTTCTGGAAATGGCCTTTTAGGGGAGCAGAGGTGTTTTTTTCTTTCTTCTCGTCATATGCAAGCTGAACAGCTGCATAACCGTCTGTATCAACAGACTTAACGTGAGTAACCACGCAAGGGCCAGCTTCGATCACAGTACAAGGGATATTCTTGCCTGCTTCGTCGAAAATGCTGGTCATTCCTACTTTTTTACCAATAATTCCTGACATTTTCTTAATTAATTTGTTTTGCCCATCGAAGCAGTAGGGCTTCGTTCAAGGCATTTTCCCGGTTTAAGGGAGGGCAAAGATAGGAATTTTTGATTATGTGTCAAATAGTTACGTAATTATTTTTCAATGTTTTTGAGTTGATGATCAGGGATATATAACCCATTCAGGCGGTCGTCTATATCATTGTATCCATAGCGCTTCCTAAACAATATTATTGCCGTCACTTTTTGTCGATATCTATGGTCATCATTGAGCTCAAGATCGGCACTATAAAATAGCTATCAAAGACCGATATCGATAGCAAGTATTTGACTTACAATCAATAACACACAATGTAATTTTAAAGTTGAACTTGTATCCAACTCGCATCAGCTGATTGCTTTTCTTGATAATTCCTCGAAACCGTATACGTTTCTTCAATAAACAGCACGAGACGAACCCAGTGCATATACCAAAGATTTAAAAAAGAAGACCAAGGTAAGACGGCCTCAAATCAGTAACGCAAGAAGATATTGATCTGCCCTTAAAGACGGTTAAGAACACTTAGCTCCTAAACCCAGAACAATGCTGAGAATATGAGACTCTCTCCTATTTCTTCATTAGCTTCCTGATCATATCTGCGCTGTGCTTTTGGCCTTCTTCCAACCGGTCGGCGAAGAAGGAGCGAACGTGGTCGAAGTGCTTTTTGTAACCTTCCATGTCGCCGTAGTTGATGATGGACGACCACTCGCGTACCGCTGAATGGAATTCGAGGTCGTCGCCACGGATAGAACGGTCATATAGCGCGGTCTGTATGGATTCCTCTAACAGATCATCGTTCTTGAACAGGTATTCGGCAATGCCTAATCTTAAACGGAAAGGTGGTGTTTGGCCGATAAGGTTATCGTAAGGATTCACACCTAAATGATACCAGGCATCTACCATACTCAATATGCTGAGGTGCGAGTTGGGTTTACGTTCGCTGGTGTTGCCATGAAAAGTGAACTCATCCATTACTGCATCGTTAAGCATGATGGGTGTGCGGCTCTCGTGAAATACAAAGTCGCGCGCTTTGAATAAGCGCTCTCTAAAGCTTTGTTCATCCTCCTTGATCATCAATTTGAACAGTTCAGACTCTGACTGGGCATAACGCTTCACCTGTTGGCGTGCGTAAGGGTTGAGTATGGCTAAACCACCGTAAACGTGTGCTTTGTAACTAAAAATGCGCAGCGTGATGAGTATCTTCACGTTATCGATACCGCCAAGGTATGAGGCATTCTCCCATGGGAAAAGACCTGAAGCAGCCCAAGCGGTACCCATACTTTCGAAACCTACGTGGGTCACGGCCTGCGTGTCGGCCACGATCTGATCGTGCTCGTGGTAATCGTTCAGCTCAACAATGTCAGACCCGATGAGAGTGAATAGATCCAACATGCGCTGGTAAGCTTCGTCATCGGACCGATAGCGAATGAGTATCAGCTTTTGACCAGCCGGCTCAAAGCCTCCACCATGCATGGCATGAAAGGTCACGATCTGGGTATCGGCCGGCAGGTACCGGTTAAAGATGGCGATCTCAGGATGCTTAACGGAGGTCTGTCCTGCCACTATAGCGCCGTACTTGATGGAGCCGCAGCTTTCGGCTACTACCTGTTCCATGTGTTCGGCCTCGACCGAGTAGATCAGCAGGTCACTGATGCGTGCCACTTGACGGCTGTCATCCATGATCTTGATACCGAGCGGCGACAGGTCGGCTTCCAGCGACTCCCTATTTTGGGGAAGATCGCACCCGGATACCCTATGGCCAGCCTTGACGAATGCCTTAGCATATACCCTGCCCATGTCGCCCAAACCAATGATCCCGATATTCATGCTGCTAATATAAATAAATATGGTTTGGTAATTTGGCTGTGGTTAGCCTATATTCGTTATCAGGGTGATGCATATCGCCTTTTTACAACAAGGCTTGACCTACAATTATTTACAAAGAACAAAGCATCAGGAATGGTGTTCTGCATGGTAAAACTCCACTTTGCGCTTATGAAAAACCGTTATATCGCAGCCTCACTGGCTCTTTTCACATTATTAAGTATGGGTGCTGCCCAAGCTCAGGATAGTGTTAAAAAAGCGAAGACCGCTCCTACTAAATGGGTACCCAAACCGTCGGCGTATAGCTCCCGCCCGGCAGCAGCTGCAGCCTATGGAACAGCACAACAACCGGGTGCAGCTCCTGTGAATACCGATAAAAGCTTGAATGGCCAGTACCAATACATATCCGGCAAATTCTACAATTATCAAAAACCGCAACTGGCAGCCTTTTATAAGAACGTGACCGATACGCTGCGTGCCGAACGTAAAAAGGTGAAGGATCTGCAAAGCCAGCTATCGGCACAAGGCAAAACCGTTAATGACCTGCGCACCGATGTATCGTCAAAGGAACAAAGCCTCAATGAATCCAATGCCAAGGTCGATTCGATCAGCTTGTTAGGCATAGGCGTAACCAAATCGGTATACAATACCATTATGTGGGGTTTGGTGATCGTGTTCGGTGCGGTGGCAACAGTGGTGCTATTACAATCGGGCAGCGCACGTAGAGAGGCTAAATATCGCATTAAGCTTTATGAGGAGCTTGATGAAGAATTCAAAGCCTACAAGGTAAAGTCGAACGAAAAGGAAAAGAAACTGGCCCGCGAACTGCAAACCGAGCGTAACCGCATCGAGGAGCTTTTAGGCAGAGGCTAAGATCTTACTCAAAACATAAAAATGCAGAAAGGCTATCCACAATGGATAGCCTTTCTGCATTTTTATAAAAACGTTCCTTATTCAGTACGTAAACTTTTTACCGGGTTGGTCAGCGCTGCTTTAATGGCCTGAAAGCTCACGGTCAGCAAGGTGATCACCAACGCCCCTATACCTGACACCGCAAATATCCACCATGAGATGCTGGTCCTGTACTCATAAGCTTGCAACCACTGATCAAGGAAGTACCAGGCGAATGGTACGGCTATAGCGCAAGCGATCAGCACCAGTATCACAAAGTCTTTGGACAGCATACTCCAAAGGTTATATACCGATGCCCCTAACACCTTACGTACACCGATCTCTTTGGTGCGCTGCTCGGCAACGAATGAGGCCAGCCCGAACAATCCTAAAGATGATATTAGTATGGCCAACACAGCGAACAGCGTGGCCAGGTCGCCTATGCGCTCCTCGGTCCGAAACTTTTGAGCATACATACTATCGGTAAAATCATATATAAAAGGTGCCTCAGGATTAAATCTCTTAAATACGGCCTCTACCAGATCAAGTGCCGAACGCACCGGAACGCCAGGCTTCAATTTAACCAAAATGATATTGGCCCAGTTATAGTTTAACATGAATACGCTTGGCTGGGTTGGCAGGTAAGGCGACTCCATGATCATATCATTTACTACACCTACCACAGTAAGTGGCTTACCGTTATACACCACCACTTGCCCCAACGGTTGTTTAAATCCCATCGTTTTAACTGCGGACGTATTCAGGATAATGCCGGAGGAATCGGTCGCAAAGTCGCGGGAAAAATCGCGCCCCGACCTCATTGACCAGCCGATGGTCTTGCCATAATCATGCGTGACGGCGATGGTGCCGAATACCGGTATTGAGCCAGGCTCCTTCCCTTTCCAATCAAAACCGATCTGGCTGCTACTGATACTGGTCGACCGGCTTGACGACTCGGCCATTTCCTGAACCACACCGGTGCGCACCAGGTCACCGCGTAAGGCATCGTAATGACCTGCCAATTCGGGGGTGTTGATCTCGACACTGATCAGGCCTTCGCGGTCATAACCCACTGGCCTGTTCTTGGCATATTGGATCTGCTTGTATACAATGATGGTACCGATGATCAGCGTGATGGATACCGTAAATTGAATTACCACCAACACCTTGCGTGGTAGAGCCGAAAACCGGCCGGCTTTGAACGTGCCTTTTAATACTTTCACCGGATCAAAGGCCGAGAGATAGAGCGCAGGATAACTGCCCGACAGCAGACCGGTGATGATCGTGAAGACGAGTGCCGCTATCCAGAACACTGGGTTGAGCCAAGGCAATTGAATTTGCTTATCAGATATGGTGTTAAATACCGGAAGGAATATTAACACCATGATGACTGATAGTAGAAAAGCCAAACTGACCATGACCATTGACTCGCTTAAGAACTGCGCGATGATCTGTACCCTTAACGAACCGATAGACCTCCGGATACCTACTTCCTTAGCGCGTTTTTCGGATCTTGCCGTGCTCAGATTCATAAAGTTGATACAGGCCAGCAGCAGTACGAACACACCGATAATCCCGAATAACCACACGAACTTGATACGTCCACCACTTACCCTACCATCAGTGAACTGATCATACAGATGCCACTGCGACATCGGGTGCAACTGTATCTTGTCATCGCCCGATACCTTATGCGGGGTGGCTATCTCTTTGATCTTGGCGTTGATGTGGCTGATGTCGGCACCGTCGTTCACCTGGGCAAATAAACGGAAGCTATGGTTGTCCCACTGCTCGGCCGAGTCGCGCACCCAATTCTCGATCTGCGCAAAGCGTTCCCAGGCACAAAAGATCTTGATGTCGTGGAAGGTGGTATTCTGGGGAAGGTCCTCATACACGCCTGCTACCTTGACGTCTGTTTTATTGTTGAGCTTGATGGTCTTGTTAAGCGGATCGGCGTTGCCAAATAGCGACCGCGCTAGTGACCGGGCGATCAATACCGAAGAAGGGTCATTAACAGCACCGAGGCTGCCATTCACCATTTTGATGGTCAGCATTTGCGCCAGATCGGGCTGCGCCCATACTCCTGTGGTACTTACGCTCTGATCGCCCGCCTTTATGGTCATGGTCTCGTTCCATGAGCTTAGCGCTAGCCTTTTTATATCATTAGGATACTTGGTGCGCAGTTCCTGTGCCAGCGGCAAGGCAACCGCCTCATGCGTGGTGTTATGCCCGCTGAACACCTGTGTTACCTTTACCTGCGCAATGGTATCATAGTTATCATGATAGGTGTCGAAGCTGAGCTCATCCCACATCCATAAGCCGATGAGTATGGCCACGGCCATGCCAAGGGCTAGCCCTAATATGTTGATGAACGAGTATACTTTATTTTTAAGCAGATTACGCCAGGCGATCTTGATGTAGTTCTTGAGCATATATATAATGATAAAGGCTGTTCAAAGGTAGAGGCCACCAAGACAATGCCATGCCCGAAAACGACCTTCAAGGGCTTCCAACGGCACTTAGCACAATGTTGACTGTTCGTTATCGATACAAACATACGTACGCTTATGAACATGACATAAACACAAAAGGCCACCCTTTGCAAGGTGGCCTTTTGTGTTCGTATCTTCCGGTACTATCACACTTTGATCTCAACTTCAACGCCGCTTGGCAATTCAAGTTTCATCAGTGCGTCAACTGTTTTAGAGTTAGAGCTGTAGATGTCCAGTAAACGTTTGTAGCTGCACAGTTGGAACTGCTCACGAGCTTTCTTGTTTACGTGTGGTGAACGCAATACAGTGAATACTTTCTTTTCAGTTGGTAAAGGCAGTGGTCCGCTTACTACGGCACCAGTAGGCTTTACAGTTTTTACGATTTTCTCGGCTGACTTGTCAACCAGGTTGTAATCGTAAGATTTCAGTTTGATCCTAATTCTTTGGCTCATTTTAATTGTTTGTTATGACCACCTGTAAGAGCTATTTATTACAAGCGGACGGTTTATTTGATATGCAGATGTGCTTATGTGTAAGTGTGCAAATGATCTGCACATTCACTCATTGGCACATCTGCGAATTTACTTACGCAACAGCGCCTTTGGCTTTACCTTTTGATTTGGCAACTACTTCGTCCTGCACGTTACGTGGAGCATCTTCGTAGTGGTCAAATTCCATGGTAGAAGTTGCACGGCCTGAAGTGATGGTACGTAATTGAGTTACGTAACCGAACATCTCAGAAAGTGGAACTGTAGCCTTGATCACCTGAGCACCGTTACGGGTGTCCATACCTAAAAGCTGGCCACGACGACGGTTCATATCACCGATCACATCACCCATGTTCTCTTCTGGGGTCAAGATCTCGATCTTCATGATCGGCTCAAGCAATACTGGTTTACATTTTGGTAATGCCTCACGGTAAGCTGAACGGGCAGCGATCTCGAAAGATAACGCATCCGAATCGACCGCGTGGAACGAACCATCGATCAGTCTTACTTTCAAACCTGTTAAAGGATAGCCTGCTAACACACCATTTGCCATGGCTGAAGCGAAACCTTTTTCAACAGATGGGATGAACTCACGAGGGATAGAACCACCAGTGATCTCGTTCACGAACTGTAAGCCTTCTTTACCGTCATCAGTAGGCGAAATGATAACCTGGATGTCGGCAAATTTACCACGACCACCGGTTTGTTTCTTGTAAGTTTCACGGTGTTGAGTAGTACCGCTGATAGCCTCTTTGTAAGCTACCTGTGGTGCACCTTGGTTAACCTCAACTTTGAACTCACGTTTCAAACGGTCCATGATAATATCTAAGTGAAGCTCGCCCATACCCGAAATAACGGTTTGGCCGGTCTCTTCGTCAGAGTTTACACGGAAGGTTGGATCCTCTTCGGCAAGTTTACCTAAGGCCATACCTAATTTATCAACGTCGGCCTGAGTTTTAGGCTCGATCGCCAAACCGATAACCGGCTCAGGGAACACCATTGACTCCAGAACGATAGGGTTCTTCTCGTCGCAAAGGGTATCACCAGTTTTGATATCCTTAAAGCCTACTACCGCAGCAATATCACCAGCACCTACGTTAGGGATAGGATTTTGCTTGTTAGCGTGCATTTGGAATATACGTGAGATACGCTCTTTATTGTCTGAACGCATGTTGTGTACATACGAACCGGCCTCAAGGTTACCTGAGTATACACGGATGAAGCACAAACGACCTACGAATGGATCGGTAGCGATCTTGAACGCCAAAGCAGCGAATGGCTCTTTAACATCAGGTTTAACCAGGATCTCTTCGCCAGTGTTAGGGTTGGTACCCACAACACCTTTCGAATCGATAGGTGAAGGCAACAATTCCATCACATAATCAAGCATGGTTTGTACACCCTTGTTCTTGAATGATGAACCGCAGGTCATTGGTACGATCTTACCGGCTAAGGTAGCCTGACGTAAAGCGTCCAATACTTCGCGCTCAGTGATAGTGGTTGGATCGTCAAAGAATTTCTCCATTAACGTATCATCGAATTCAGCTACTGCTTCCAGC
This window harbors:
- the rplP gene encoding 50S ribosomal protein L16 → MLQPKRTKFRKMQKGRMKGAATRGAELSFGSFGIKSLEPAWITSRQIEAARIAVTRFMKREGQVWIRIFPDKPVTKKPAEVRMGKGKGAPEYWVAVVRPGRIIFEAEGVPLEVAKEALRLAAQKLPIQTKFIVRRDYVEA
- the rpsC gene encoding 30S ribosomal protein S3, with product MGQKAHPIGNRLGIIRGWDSNWFGGNNYSDKLVEDEKIRKYLSVRIAKGGVSKVVIERTLKRITVTIHTARPGIVIGKGGQEVDKIKEELKKLTKKDVQINIFEIKRPELDAQLVAEGIAKQLEARISFRRAMKTTIASTMRMGAEGIKVMTSGRLGGAEMARTEQYKEGRIPLHTFRADIDYALAEALTTYGKIGVKVWICKGEVYGKRDLSPNIGSTSSASGRGGRPEGGAGFGNERGGDRRGGNDRRGGGDRRGGNNQRGGGQNRQGGNRPGGNR
- the rplV gene encoding 50S ribosomal protein L22, yielding MEATTKIKKSVLIRQRKEQEKAQQGGASVAKLQNCPTSPRKMRLVVDLIRGESVVKALSILKFTNKEAAIRVEKLLLSAINNWQAKNEGKSIDESALYVKEVSVGGGRQLKRLRPAPQGRGYRIRKRSNHVTLIVDSKTEIN
- the rpsS gene encoding 30S ribosomal protein S19, yielding MARSIKKGPYIDHNLDKKVQVLNDSNKKSVVKTWSRRSMISPDFVGHTFAVHNGNKFIPVYVTENMVGHKLGEFAPTRTFRGHAEKKK
- the rplB gene encoding 50S ribosomal protein L2 codes for the protein MAVKRFKPVTPGTRFRVGADYSDVTTNVPEKSLVVAHKKSGGRNNSGKMTMRYLGGGHKKSYRLIDFKRNKFDIPATVATIEYDPNRSARIALLVYADGEKRYMLAPEGLTVGQIVLSGAGSPPEVGNTLPLKNIPLGSIIYNIELNPGQGGIIARSAGTYAQLSARDGKYAIIKLPSGETRMILATCLATIGTASNSEKANEVLGKAGRKRWLGRRPRVRGVAMNPVDHPMGGGEGRSSGGHPRSRKGLLAKGYKTRDKKKTSDRYIIERRKK
- the rplW gene encoding 50S ribosomal protein L23 — translated: MEILKKPLLTEKVSLLTEKLNRYAFKVDPKANKIQIKAAVEAMFGVTVTAVNTMKYAGKLKSRYTKAGTVTGRPAAYKKAIITLKDGETIDFYSTI
- the rplD gene encoding 50S ribosomal protein L4, producing the protein MEINVLNVSGKETGAKVQLSDAVFAIEPNDHAIYLDVKQFLANQRQGTHKAKQRNEIAGSTRKLHKQKGTGGARAGSIKSPLFNGGGRVFGPQPRDYSFKLNKKLKQLARKSALTYKAQENSIVVLEDFNFDSVKTKNYVQLVADLNISNEKTLLVLPAANNNIYLSSRNLKKAKVITADQLNTYDVLNAGKLLLTAGSVKTLEEAFAK
- the rplC gene encoding 50S ribosomal protein L3; its protein translation is MSGIIGKKVGMTSIFDEAGKNIPCTVIEAGPCVVTHVKSVDTDGYAAVQLAYDEKKEKNTSAPLKGHFQKAGTTPKRKLVEFKTFEDEKSLGDTVTVDIFAAGDFVDVVGTSKGKGFQGVVKRHGFGGVGMQTHGQHNRLRAPGSLGASSWPSRVFKGMRMAGQTGNVRVKVQNLEVVKVFAEQNLLVVKGSIPGAKGSFVIVDK
- a CDS encoding prephenate dehydrogenase, which translates into the protein MNIGIIGLGDMGRVYAKAFVKAGHRVSGCDLPQNRESLEADLSPLGIKIMDDSRQVARISDLLIYSVEAEHMEQVVAESCGSIKYGAIVAGQTSVKHPEIAIFNRYLPADTQIVTFHAMHGGGFEPAGQKLILIRYRSDDEAYQRMLDLFTLIGSDIVELNDYHEHDQIVADTQAVTHVGFESMGTAWAASGLFPWENASYLGGIDNVKILITLRIFSYKAHVYGGLAILNPYARQQVKRYAQSESELFKLMIKEDEQSFRERLFKARDFVFHESRTPIMLNDAVMDEFTFHGNTSERKPNSHLSILSMVDAWYHLGVNPYDNLIGQTPPFRLRLGIAEYLFKNDDLLEESIQTALYDRSIRGDDLEFHSAVREWSSIINYGDMEGYKKHFDHVRSFFADRLEEGQKHSADMIRKLMKK
- a CDS encoding ABC transporter permease produces the protein MLKNYIKIAWRNLLKNKVYSFINILGLALGMAVAILIGLWMWDELSFDTYHDNYDTIAQVKVTQVFSGHNTTHEAVALPLAQELRTKYPNDIKRLALSSWNETMTIKAGDQSVSTTGVWAQPDLAQMLTIKMVNGSLGAVNDPSSVLIARSLARSLFGNADPLNKTIKLNNKTDVKVAGVYEDLPQNTTFHDIKIFCAWERFAQIENWVRDSAEQWDNHSFRLFAQVNDGADISHINAKIKEIATPHKVSGDDKIQLHPMSQWHLYDQFTDGRVSGGRIKFVWLFGIIGVFVLLLACINFMNLSTARSEKRAKEVGIRRSIGSLRVQIIAQFLSESMVMVSLAFLLSVIMVLIFLPVFNTISDKQIQLPWLNPVFWIAALVFTIITGLLSGSYPALYLSAFDPVKVLKGTFKAGRFSALPRKVLVVIQFTVSITLIIGTIIVYKQIQYAKNRPVGYDREGLISVEINTPELAGHYDALRGDLVRTGVVQEMAESSSRSTSISSSQIGFDWKGKEPGSIPVFGTIAVTHDYGKTIGWSMRSGRDFSRDFATDSSGIILNTSAVKTMGFKQPLGQVVVYNGKPLTVVGVVNDMIMESPYLPTQPSVFMLNYNWANIILVKLKPGVPVRSALDLVEAVFKRFNPEAPFIYDFTDSMYAQKFRTEERIGDLATLFAVLAILISSLGLFGLASFVAEQRTKEIGVRKVLGASVYNLWSMLSKDFVILVLIACAIAVPFAWYFLDQWLQAYEYRTSISWWIFAVSGIGALVITLLTVSFQAIKAALTNPVKSLRTE
- the rpsJ gene encoding 30S ribosomal protein S10, which gives rise to MSQRIRIKLKSYDYNLVDKSAEKIVKTVKPTGAVVSGPLPLPTEKKVFTVLRSPHVNKKAREQFQLCSYKRLLDIYSSNSKTVDALMKLELPSGVEVEIKV
- the fusA gene encoding elongation factor G; translated protein: MSRDLKYTRNIGIAAHIDAGKTTTTERILYYAGVSHKIGEVHEGAATMDWMAQEQERGITITSAATTVFWNYRGNKYQVNVIDTPGHVDFTVEVNRSLRVLDGLVFLFSAVDGVEPQSETNWRLANNYNVPRIGFVNKMDRSGADFLKVVKQVRDMLGSHAVPLQIPIGAEDGFKGVVDLINFRGVVWNEHDKGMTFTEVPIPDDLVDEANEWREKLLEAVAEFDDTLMEKFFDDPTTITEREVLDALRQATLAGKIVPMTCGSSFKNKGVQTMLDYVMELLPSPIDSKGVVGTNPNTGEEILVKPDVKEPFAALAFKIATDPFVGRLCFIRVYSGNLEAGSYVHNMRSDNKERISRIFQMHANKQNPIPNVGAGDIAAVVGFKDIKTGDTLCDEKNPIVLESMVFPEPVIGLAIEPKTQADVDKLGMALGKLAEEDPTFRVNSDEETGQTVISGMGELHLDIIMDRLKREFKVEVNQGAPQVAYKEAISGTTQHRETYKKQTGGRGKFADIQVIISPTDDGKEGLQFVNEITGGSIPREFIPSVEKGFASAMANGVLAGYPLTGLKVRLIDGSFHAVDSDALSFEIAARSAYREALPKCKPVLLEPIMKIEILTPEENMGDVIGDMNRRRGQLLGMDTRNGAQVIKATVPLSEMFGYVTQLRTITSGRATSTMEFDHYEDAPRNVQDEVVAKSKGKAKGAVA